The genomic stretch GAACTTTTCAAGTTGAAACAAACTGCTTCAGTTGTGGAATACCAGGCTGTTTTTGAGAAATTAGCAAATCAAGTTGTTGGGCTGTCACCGCAAGCATTCCTTAATTGTTTTATTTCGGGATTATCATCCGAAATTCAGAGCGAAATTGCCATACATAAACCTGTTTCTATATCCCAAGCTATCGGCCTCGCCAAACTTATCGAATCAAAACTAAGAGATTCGAAACCCAAGTTCCACAAACCTTTTACCTCTCAAACCCCACGCTCAGCCACCTCTACACCATCCACCCTAACAGCCACACCACCACCTCCTACTGCCTCCCCCATATACCCCAAACAGACCCAATTCCCACAACCTAACCGCCTGCCAATTCGACGTCTTTCCAATACTCAACTCCAGGAACGACGTACCCAAGGCTTATGTTTCAATTGCGATGAAAAGTTCGTTCCCGGACACAAATGCTCTGCTGGTAAATTTCTTCTATtaatgattgatgatgaagatgatatcAACAACCCGGATTCTGTGACACAAGACGAACAGATTACAGACTCTTCAGCGGAAGAGACCTATTTTCAGCTATCCCCCCAAGCAGTCAGTGGGCAATTTTCACCTAAAACACTAAAATTCAATGGTTTGATTAATGGCTTGTCCGTGACAGTTCTAATCGATACTGGCAGTACCCATAACATTTTACAACCCCGCATTGCCCAACATCTCAAATTGCCCACAAAACCTATTCCAAATTTCTCTGTTATGGTGGGTAATGGATCCAAGTTACTATGTTCAGGACTTTGCCCCGCAGTCCCAATCACCCTTCAGAATACTGTTTTCTCAATTCCTTTTCACCTACTTCCTATCGAAGGAGCTGATGTTGTCCTTGGAATGGAATGGCTCCGCACCCTCGGTCCATTAATTACGGATTTCTCCATACCCAAAATTTCGTTTACTTTTAACAATAACGAAATAACTATTAGCGGTGACCCTAAACCAATACCATCCCACTCTTCTTATAATCAATTTTGCCAACTTCTCCATTCTGATTCCATTGCCTCCCTTCATCTTTTAATTTATCAGCCCACTCCAGAAAATTTCCTATCACCCGACCCACCCAATTTTCATTCACTTGACACTTTACCCTCTTCTCTTCCTAAACCAATTTCCAACCTTCTAAAATCTTTTTCCTCCATTTTTCAAAAACCTCAAGGTTTGCCTCCACCCAGACCTCACGACCACCGCATTCCTATCCTGCCAAATACTACCCCAGTGAATGTCAAACCCTATCGCTATCCCCACTCCCAAAAAGACGCAATGACCTCCATCATCCAAGAGATGCTACAAGATGGCATCATTAAACCCAGCAATAGCCCATATTCCTCACCCGTTTTGTTAGTGCGCAAAAAGGATGGCACTTGGCGTTTTTGCGTCGATTACCGAGCGTTAAACGCTGTCACTGTTCGTGATCGTTTCCCTATACCAACCATAGATGAGCTATTTGATGAACTCGGATCAGCAACTATTTTCTCTAAGATCGATCTTCGATCTGGATACCACCAAATCAGAGTTTCACCAGAGGATAGACACAAGACAGCATTTCGCACGTTTGATGGACACTATGAGTTTTTAGTGATGCCATTTGGCCTAACTAATGCTCCTAGTTCTTTTCAATCAGCGATGAATGACCTACTACGCCCTTACTTAAGACggtttgttttagttttctttGACGATATCCTTATATACAGTTCTTGTCTTTCTGATCATGTTTCTCacttaaaattgattttagaatTGTTGTTTTCTAATCAGTTTTATGCCAAATTATCCAAGTGTGTGTTTGTTGTGCCTAAAATTGATTACCTAGGTCATTTTATTTCAAGTGAAGGTGTAACCCCGGATCCTACCAAAATTCAAGCAGTTGTCGATTGGCCTACGCCACGTTCTCTCACGTCACTCAGGGGTTTTTTAGGCCTCACTGAATTCTATCGACGATTTGTTCGTCATTATGCCTCTCTCGCCGCTCCTCTCACCGATTTATTGAGTTCCACTAAGTTACATTGGAGCACAGAAGCAGAATCtgcttttacaacattaaaacaaaaaatgacTGAGACCCCTGTGTTGTGTCTTCCAGACTTCTCCAAATTATTTGTTCTTGAAACGGATGCGTCCGGCGTTGCAATAGGAGCTGTCTTATCCCAATCCGGCCACCCCCTGGCTTTCTTCAGCAAAAAGATGTGCCCACGTCTGCAGAATTCTTCGGTTTATGTTCGGGAAATGTACGCCATCACTGAATCTGTCAAGAAATGGAGACAATACTTAATTGGTAGACATTTCCATATTTACACAGATCAGAGGAGTTTAAAAAACCTATTAGTCTAGACTATTCAAACGCCCGAACAACAAAAATGGGCTGCTAAACTTCAAGGATTTCAGTTTGAAATTTTTTACAAACCTGGAAGGACAAATTTAGTTGCAGACGCTTTAAGCCGCATTGAACTGGAATCCGAGGCCTTACTTTTCTCTCTTTCCTCCCCAGTTCCTCTCCTTCTCAACAAGCTGCGCCGGTATTATACCTCAAACAAAGATGGACAAATGTTGTTAAAAACAGTGACAAATGATCCCCAATACCAGATTAAAGAAGGCCTAATTCTGTACAAAGGTAGATTGTTTGTACCTGATGCGTGGGATTTTCGTCTGACCATTATCACAGAATATTATTCAACTCCTGAAGGTGGGCATTCCGGTTTGCAACCAACTCTTCATCGCCTTTCAGCTTCATTCTTATGGCCCGGAGCATACAAAGATGTAAAGGATTTCGTTAGAACATGCACAGTTTGCCAGGTTAATAAATATCAGACACAGAAGAAAAAGGGTCTCTTACAACCACTTAATATACCAGCGAAAGTTTGGGACGAGTTAAGCATGGACTTTATAACCCACTTACCTAACAGTTTTGGACATACGGTAGTGTGGGTAATCTGCGACCGCTTGACCAAATACTCCCATTTCATAGCACTCCCAACAAAGTTTGCTGCAAAGGATCTAGCTTTGCGTTTTTCGGTGGAAATTTGTCGTCTTCATGGCATTCCTTCATCCATCGTTTCAGATCGGGACCCTTTGTTTCTCAGTACTTTCTGGAAGGAGCTCTTCCGTGTTCAGGGTACCACATTGAAATACAGCTTTTCCTATCACCCTGAAACTGACGGACAGACAGAGGTGGTTAATAGATGTTTAGAATCATATTTGCGTTGTTTTACCAGTGAACATCCCAAGAAATGGTTCAAGTACTTACATTTAGCTGAATACTGGCACAACACAGCGTTGCATTCTTCAATAAATATGACTCCGTTCGAAGCTCTTTA from Vicia villosa cultivar HV-30 ecotype Madison, WI linkage group LG4, Vvil1.0, whole genome shotgun sequence encodes the following:
- the LOC131597514 gene encoding uncharacterized protein LOC131597514; this encodes MAPPKPPNPSSKEIIEEAVQTAVQTAGLHLDNALHDTQHQMDERFLLASNELEQQVGQLHSRLDKDKQTADKRFDSMMSILTKLVSQQELTSTSKVATSPNSSGMTGQNSSTPMHSTFSPSSTQLRQTLNFTQPPLHSTIPTTQRFSPNPPFTPNQNFGHIPHTTQPFIPTYSIPFSTNFTQPYSIPSIPNFQTTQIPQFIPTQIPTASPLPPFRTPKLELAVFDGTNPLEWLFQADQFFDFYHIPPEQRLPMMFFYMKGEALCWYKWMYQHHELVDWASFTKALELRFGPSTYANHQAELFKLKQTASVVEYQAVFEKLANQVVGLSPQAFLNCFISGLSSEIQSEIAIHKPVSISQAIGLAKLIESKLRDSKPKFHKPFTSQTPRSATSTPSTLTATPPPPTASPIYPKQTQFPQPNRLPIRRLSNTQLQERRTQGLCFNCDEKFVPGHKCSAGKFLLLMIDDEDDINNPDSVTQDEQITDSSAEETYFQLSPQAVSGQFSPKTLKFNGLINGLSVTVLIDTGSTHNILQPRIAQHLKLPTKPIPNFSVMVGNGSKLLCSGLCPAVPITLQNTVFSIPFHLLPIEGADVVLGMEWLRTLGPLITDFSIPKISFTFNNNEITISGDPKPIPSHSSYNQFCQLLHSDSIASLHLLIYQPTPENFLSPDPPNFHSLDTLPSSLPKPISNLLKSFSSIFQKPQGLPPPRPHDHRIPILPNTTPVNVKPYRYPHSQKDAMTSIIQEMLQDGIIKPSNSPYSSPVLLVRKKDGTWRFCVDYRALNAVTVRDRFPIPTIDELFDELGSATIFSKIDLRSGYHQIRVSPEDRHKTAFRTFDGHYEFLVMPFGLTNAPSSFQSAMNDLLRPYLRRFVLVFFDDILIYSSCLSDHVSHLKLILELLFSNQFYAKLSKCVFVVPKIDYLGHFISSEGVTPDPTKIQAVVDWPTPRSLTSLRGFLGLTEFYRRFVRHYASLAAPLTDLLSSTKLHWSTEAESAFTTLKQKMTETPVLCLPDFSKLFVLETDASGVAIGAVLSQSGHPLAFFSKKMCPRLQNSSVYVREMYAITESVKKWRQYLIGRHFHIYTDQRSLKNLLV